A window of Chlorobium phaeobacteroides DSM 266 genomic DNA:
ACTAAAAGATATTTCCGCAGCAAAAGCAAAAAACGGCATAAAACCATAGAGATTCTGCAGGCCAAAACGAACAGAAACGCCGTCAATACGACGAACCAGAAGGGCAAAACAACCAATGTATAACGGCTGACAGGCTTCGCTCATCACGCTATCAATAAAAGCTTCTGACAGAGAGCGTGATGAGCGATGATCAACCGGCAAGGCGGGCGGGAAAAGGGTTAGGAAAATCCGCTAACGGTGCAATTCGGGAGCGCAACACCGTTATAGTTGTGCCCATAAAAAATCGGAACAGAACAACAGGGGAAAAAAGCCGCATTCAGTATATGTCATTGAATCCATATCGACGATCCCAACCCAGTCAGATTCAGTAATCTCTTCATGCTCGAAACACAAGACACGACAAACGATATCATGAAGCCTTTGGTTGCTGCTGGCGACCCTGAGAGGCAAGCTTTCCTCCATAATGGCCAAGCAACGTCACTATCGGCAACATACCGAGCAACAGAACGATATAGACCCAGTGCAGAATTCCGGTACCAGTCATCACATCAGGAGTCGAAAGCCGGATACCGACAGTCAGAGCGCAGAGAACAAACAGAATACCGGAAAGCCGGATTTTTTTCATGAACACCGGAGCCTTGGCCCCCCGATATTTTTTTTTCCAGTCATAAATGCCGGAGAAAAAAGAGACCGGAATAGCCATAAGAACAATAATGATAAGATGTTCGACCGTACGCTCAAAAAACACATCTCCAGTCGAAATAGTCAATAAAAGATAAAGAACAGCTACAGGAATCATTCCATTGCTGAAATGAGCCGCAATTGCATGAAGCATAAACGTCTTCTTCATCTCCTGCAGCAAACTCTGCTTGGCCATACGCAACAACTCCTTTCTAATTATTCGATATTCAAAAAGCACCCTGCCAACACCACAAAAAGATACACACGATTACCTGTTCCCAAATAACAACATACCCTTAAGATAAAACATTTCACCCCTTTTCCCCACATCCCACTCTCCACTCCCCACTCTCCATTCCCCATTCCCCACGATCCTGACCGACAATCAAGGGAACCTTTGCAATGCCAGCGGAGTACTATTACTCAACGAGAGATCAATAATGACGAAAACAAACTAACTCCGACCCATGAACAGTACAGCCATCCAAACCTGCCGATCCTTCCTCAAGGACACCATCCGCCAGACCATCGACTTCTCCCGGACCGATCAGAACCTCTGGATCCCGCCGCCTCCCGTCGAAAAACCTTACTCGCAGGATATGAAGCGTATAGAGCTGCCAAAAATCGAAACGCTGCAAACTATCGGACAGATCGACCTCAAAACCGCAATCGCAAGACGGGAAAGCTGCCGAACCTACAGCAAAACCCCACTCACCCTCGAAGAACTGTCACTCCTCCTTTGGGCCACTCAGGGAGTCAGACGCAAACTCGATGCAGGCCACGCGCTCAGAACCGTCCCCTCCGCCGGATGCCGCCACGCCTTCGAAACCTATCTCTGCGTTCTGAACGTCATCGGACTTGAAAAAGGCATCTACCGCTACCTCCCCCTTGAACACCAGCTTCTCTTCGAATTCGACGCGGATAACCTTGAACACAAGATCACCAGAGCAGCCCTCGGCCAACCATTCACCGGAGAGGCTGCCGTCACCTTCATCTGGACTGCCATCCCCTACCGGATGGAATGGCGTTACGGACTCGCTGCACACAAGGTCATCGCCCTCGATGCAGGGCACGTCTGCCAGAACCTCTACCTCGCCGCCGAAGCCATCGGTGCAGGAACCTGTGCAATAGCCGCTTACGACCAGGCCGCGATGGACAAGCTGCTGAACATCGACGGAGAAGAAGAGTTCACGATCTACCTCGCCCCCGTCGGAAAAAAGCGGTAACAATGTCAGAGATCCGTCGAAATGTAGCCGGTTTTTCATCCGATTGAACGTCGCCAGCCAGCATCCCGAATCAGAAAACCGCCCCTGAGAAAAACCGGTACAACCTCTATCCGAATAACGTTAATCTCTGCAACCTGAATTCCCGGAAAAAATGTAACCATGGTCGCCACAAATCAATAACAAAAAGAGGCAGCATGGCTTTTCTATAGCAGGACATCCCAATTCGTTTCTTATTCCAAAGACAGGGCTGGATAGCGAGATGGCGAAATAGCAAAACAGCCTTAATTCTCTTTTTGTGCAAATTCGTGTCAATTCGTGGGCAAACTCTTCCTCTTCAATCTTCAATCCACAATTCATAATCCAAAATTCAAAATCTCTTCATACCCATTCGTCTCTTAATCGAAAAACCGGGAGTTGTTTTTATCGGCGAAGCCAGAGAAAACCAACTGCCAATTTCCTTTCGTGCAAATTCGTGTAATTCGTGGGCAACTCTTCCTCTTCATCCCAATTCGATCTTAATCCAAAGACAAGGCTGGATAGCTGGATAGCGAGATGGCGAAATAGCAAAACAGCCTTAATTCTCTTTTTGTGCAAATTCGTGTCAATTCGTGGGCAAACTCTTCCTCTTCAATCCACAATTCATAATCCAAAATTCAAAATCTCTTCATCCTCTTCATCCCAATTCGATCTTAATCCAAAGACAAGGCTGGATAGCTGGATAGCGAGATGGCGAAATAGCAAAACAGCCTTAATTCTCTTTTCGTGAAAATTCGTGTAATTCGCGGGCAACTCTTCCTCTTCAATCTTCAATCCACAATTCATAATCCAAAATTCAAAATCTCTTCATCCTCTTCATACCCATTCGTCTCTTAATCGAAAAACCGGCAGTTGTTTTTATCGGTAAAGCCAGAGAAAACCAACTACCAATTTCCTTTCGTGCAAATTCGTGTAATTCGTGGGCAACTCTTCCTCTTCATCCCAATTCGATCTTAATCCAAAGACAAGGCTGGATAGCTGGATAGCGAGATGGCGAAATAGCAAAACAGCCTTAATTCTCTTTTTGTGCAAATTCGTGTCAATTCGTGGGCAAACTCTTCCTCTTCAATCCACAATTCATAATCCAAAATTCAAAATCTCTTCATACCCATTCGTCTCTTAATCGAAAAACCGGCAGTTGTTTTTATCGGTAAAGCCAGAGAAAACCAACTACCAATTTCCTTTCGTGCAAATTCGTGTAATTCGTGGGCAACTCTTCCTCTTCATCCCAATTCGATCTTAATCCAAAGACAAGGCTGGATAGCTGGATAGCGAGATGGCGAAATAGCAAAACAGCCTTAATTCTCTTTTCGTGAAAATTCGTGTCAATTCGTGGGCAAACTCTTCCTCTTCATCATCGTATTTTCTGCTATGGATCAAAGTCCGAGCGCGATCGTCCTTGACCCGGCATCGTTATAATTCTCCGGGAATTCAGGCTGTAGCAACAACAAAACAAACACCGAACCGTACCGGCAGATAATCGCCTCTGCACGTGGCAGTCAGCTCCGGATTGCCGCATGCCTTACCGGGACTTCAGCATATAACTCACGGCATTCGTGGTTACTCCGAGCTGCCTTGCCGTTTCGGCAAGCGATATGCCATACTCATACACAGACTTCATCGCAAGCTCTTTTCTCAACAAGGGCAACTTCCCTCCCCTGCTCCCCGACAGAAAATACGTTTTGGTTATCCCGGCATCCTCGCATACCTGCTCGACAGCCTCTTTGAACCGTTTCATTCGCTCGTTTTCCGGCAACAGGGCATCCTTGTCCTCTTCCCCCTCTTTCAGCACCCTCCTGACAAAGTCATCGCCTCCGAGAATCCGTTCATCACCAAGCGCTTTCTCTCCTCTTTTCCGCATCGACTGTACTTTCGACCATCCGCCCTGCGATCTTACAAGGCCACCCCCCGACAGCTCCTTTTCACGGTCGATGCACAGCTCCTCTTCGAGAAATCTCAGATACGCGTTCCTTGCCAATCCCTCCCTGCTTCCGAAAAATCGCAACACATAGTCCCGATCCATCCACTCATAACGAACCTTGTTCATCAGAACCGCATGTCCGCTCCAGGGGTATGACGCCAGTTGCTGCATCGTTTCTGCAAGTCCGGCACGTAAAGGATTCAGATGGATGTATGCCACCAGTTTATCGAAATATGCCTCCTCTTCGCAGATGATCGATTTGTACCTGTTCTGAAAAAGATGTCCGACCCGCTGGTGACGGCGATTAAAATACTGCGCATACCATGAAAGCAGACGACGCATGTAACCGGACAACCCATTCGGGCCGCTTTTCAGCAGGATATGCGCATGGTTCGTCATCAGGGCAAAAGCGTAGATGCTCGTGCCGGAGCTTGCGGCAAGCAACCCCATCCGATCGAGAAACATTTTCCTGTCTGTATCGTCTCGCACGATACTCCCTTGTTCGATTCCCCTGATAATCACGTGATGCAGAGTTCCCGCTACATCAAGTCTCGCTCCTCGTGGCATAAGCGTTGGGTATTGGCAGTTCAGTATCGATATTTTCTTTTTCCAATATATATAAAATTCATCTCTTTTAGTTTACTGATCAACGTCCCCAAGCGCTTTGCATTCTGTTTCGGGTTGATATGTTTTGATGGCCTGAAATTGTTTGTTATACTTTGAAAAGCAGATGCCTTATAAGGCGAGTTCTATTGGAGAGTGTTGGCAGCTGCTCGCATCATGAACGGATATCACAGTGACGGTTACATCGTTATGAAATCCGGCATTAGTGCTCTATGCTCTTGAGACGCGAATTGAAAGAATCCTATGACTGATTATTCAGATATCGTAAGTTCTGTCAAGAAAAGTGCTGCAAAAAGGATAATCTATCTCCCGCATGCTGTCCGGCAAATGTCCAGGCCAGACAGGATCATTTTGGTTGCGGAGGTCAGAAATGTGGTTGAGCGCGGGGAATTGGTCGAGGATTACCCTGAAGATGTGCGTGGACATAGTTGCCTTCTTCTGGGTTATAAGCTTGATGATACACCAATTCATGTGGTTTGCTCACCAAAGGGGGATTATCTGGCGATTATCACTGCTTATATTCCTAACCCTGAAGAGTGGGAGTGCGATTATAAACGAAGGAGGAGACGATGAACTGCATGTATTGTAAAGGGAATATGGAAAGGGGAATTGCACCCTTCCATATCGATCGGAAAGGCTATCACATCACTTTAGACAGAATCCCTGCATGGGTATGTACCCAGTGTGGTGAGGTCTATTTTGATGAATCCGAAGTTGAAGCCATTCAAGAAGTCCTGTGCACCCTGGATCAGCGAACTGAAAAGATGGCGAAATCCGCTTAAGGACACAATGCGTACAACTTGTACGAAACGGATAACGTTAATCTCTGTAGCAACAACAAAACAAACACCGAACCGTACCGGCAGATAATCGCCTCTGCACGTGGCAGTCAGCTCCGGATTGCCGCATGCCTTACCGGGACTTCAGCATATAACTCACGGCATTCGTGGTTACTCCGAGCTGCCTTGCCGTTTCGGCAAGCGATATGCCATACTCATACACAGACTTCATCGCAAGCTCTTTTCTCAACAATGGCAACTTCCCTCCCCTGCTCCCCGACAGAAGATACGTTTTGGTTACCCCGGCATCCTCGCATACCTGCTCGACAGCCTCTTTGAACCGTTTCATTCGCTCGTTTTCCGGCAACAGGGCATCCTTGTCCTCTTCCCCCTCTTTCAGCACCCTCCTGACAAAGTCATCGCCTCCGAGAATCCGTTCATCACCAAGCGCTTTCTCTCCTCTTTTCCGCATCGACTGTACTTTCGACCATCCGCCCTGCGATCTTACAAGGCCACCCCCCGACAGCTCCTTTTCACGGTCGATGCACAGCTCCTCTTCGAGAAATCTCAGATACGCGTTCCTTGCCAATCCCTCCCTGCTTCCGAAAAATCGCAACACATAGTCCCGATCCATCCACTCATAACGAACCTTGTTCATCAGAACCGCATGTCCGCTCCAGGGGTATGACGCCAGTTGCTGCATCGTTTCTGCAAGTCCGGCACGTAAAGGATTCAGATGGATGTATGCCACCAGTTTATCGAAATATGCCTCCTCTTCGCAGATGATCGATTTGTACCTGTTCTGAAAAAGATGTCCGACTCGCTGGTGACGGCGATTAAAATACTGCGCATACCATGAAAGCAGACGACGCATGTAACCGGACAACCCATTCGGGCCGCTTTTCAGCAGGATATGCGCATGGTTCGTCATCAGGGCAAAGGCATAGATGCTCGTGCCGGAGCTTGCGGCAAGCAACCCCATCCGATCGAGAAACATTTTCCTGTCTGTATCGTCTCGTACGATACTCCCTTGTTCGATTCCCCTGATAATCACGTGATGCAGAGTTCCCGCTACATCAAGTCTCGCTCCTCGTGGCATAAGCGTTGGGTATTGGCAGTTCAGTATCGATATTTTCTTTTTCCAATATATATAAAATTCATCTCTTTTAGTTTACTGATCAACGTCCCCAAGCGCTCCCGACCATACGGGCCAACGCCCCATCGCTTGGATTGTTTTTGTTTCAATCCACGCGCCCGCAGGGGGCGCGACTTCGACTCGATGCGGATGCCGATGATGAGACGTCAGTTTCAATCCACGCGCCCGCAGGGGGCGCGACCGATGCGGCGAAAGCTCAGCAAATTATCTTAAAAGTTTCAATCCACGCGCCCGCAGGGGGCGCGACTTCGATTGTGTCGCCGCTGTGATTTCGATTGTGTCGTTTCAATCCACGCGCCCGCAGGGGGCGCGACGGCGGGAACACGATGACCATATTCCTGATATCGGGTTTCAATCCACGCGCCCGCAGGGGGCGCGACTCCCCACTTATAATACGGCTCCCCGTCAGTTTCACGTTTCAATCCACGCGCCCGCAGGGGGCGCGACGGCCGTGGAGCCTTGCTGAAAACGTAGGAGTTAAGTTTCAATCCACGCGCCCGCAGGGGGCGCGACCTAGATGTGTTGTGTTTGTTGATTGCCAGACAGAGTTTCAATCCACGCGCCCGCAGGGGGCGCGACTTGCAAATCTTTAAGCGTCAGTCCGCCGGTATACTGTTTCAATCCACGCGCCCGCAGGGGGCGCGACGTAAATGATATGGATCTCGACCTGTTTAGTCTGTTTCAATCCACGCGCCCGCAGGGGGCGCGACGCCCCTCTCCGGAGGTGCAATAAAACAGGTGAACGAGTTTCTGAGTATACCGGTGAAAGTGTACCACTAATTCCGGGCGAAAGTGTGCCACCTATTCCGGAGCAAACTGTACCACCTTATACAGGCCAGATCTGCTGTTAGAACTTACACATTTTTATCCAGTTTCTTCCTTCTTAATGATTCACCTTTCAGCTCAAGCCGGTGAGCATTTCCGACCAGCCGATCCATGATTCCGTCGGCAATTGTCGGCTCCCCAATTACGTCATGCCACTGGGCAACCGGAAGCTGAGAAGTGATCATAATCGCTTGTTTTCCATACCGATCTTCAAGGATTTGCAGCAGAGCAATACGTGTCGTTGCGTCGAGAGGTTGGAGGCCGAAATCATCAAGAATAATCAGATGTGTTCGTTCAATCTGGTTAAGCACCCGTACAAAGGTTCCGTCGAGTTTTGTCTGGGCAATGCGTTCAAGAAATCGGTTCATGCCGAAATACAGGGTGCGATAGCCGAGTGAACAGGCCTGCCGGCCCAATGCGCAGGCAAGGTAGCTTTTGCCGCATCCGGTGGCTCCGGTAATAAGAATATTTTCTCCTCGCCGGATAAAACTACAGTCGGACAGGCTGAGAAGTTGATCCCGTGTCAGGTTTCTGGCGGCGTTGCAGTGCACCTGTTCGAGGATGGCTGGATACCGGATTTTGCTTTGCAGCAGGTATCGTTTTGTGCTCTGTTCTTTTCGAAAAAGCTGTTCGGCATCAACCAGTTTGCCAAGCAGCATATCGGCTGCCGGCTGTTCGTGAACCGGTAATGTCATGGCGGCTTCATAGGCATTTGCCATACCATAAAGGTTCATAGAGCGAAGCTGGTCAAGGGTAAGCTGGGTATTCATGGTCATGGTGTTGAATGAGGTTAATTGTAGACTTCTTTACCGCGAATATTGTCATGCAACGGAAGCAGTGATGCACGCTGTTCTCCTGCTGCAACAGAGACCTTGTCCCTGTTGTTTTCCAGAATGTTGTTGACGAGTCGATAGTTGAGGCGTGGGACTTGCAGGGCTACACTGCAAGCCGCTTCGAGTCTTGTTGTTCCATACTTTTTCTGGAGCCGGAGAATGCCCAGGCAGGCATCAAAGCTCTGTTGTGCAAAAGCTTTTGAACTCAGAAGCCGCAAAACAGCTTCCTCGGTACAGGGCCCGACAGCGGCAGCTTTGCTGGTAAAGTCCTCCTCAGTCCACCCTTGTTGCTGATGGTACCGGCGATGTGATTCCGGCATATGTTCCTCGACAGTTCTGTAGATGCCCCGGCGTCCGACGATGCGCTGATGCAAGGCGATACGCTGGAAATCAAGAAATACCTCAACCACCGATTCATCATAGATCAGCTTGACGATTTTGCCGATATGCTCATGCGGAACACTGTACTGGCAGCGGTCTTCGCCCAGAATGACATGATAATTTTTCTTGACTTTGGCAGTTGTTTCACGCTTGTACACAAAATCAGTCAGCGGCAGTGGCTGTAAAAACTCTTGCTCAAGTTCTATAAACCGCTGTCTGCGACTCTTGCCATAATCGGTCATCAGCCGATCATTGGCCGTATCAAGCAGATGCCGAACCCGATACGTCAACGCACTCAGACTGGTGAACTCCTCATTGCGCAACCTTGCGTAAATCTGCTGATAAGCATGGTGCACCGAGCCTTCAACAGATGGCTTATCCTTGGGCCTGACGGCTCTGGTTGCCTGCATGTTGGTCTGATAGTGCAAGGCCCATTGTTCCATAAGATCATTGAAAACAGGCTCATAGCGTGATGCTGTTGTCACGACCTGTTTCATGTTGTCGCTCAGAATGTTTTTGGGAACACCGCCAAAATAGGCAAGCGCCCGATTGAGTGCAGGAATCAGGTGCTCCTGCCTGCAAGATGAGAGCGGTTCAACGTAAAAAAAGCTGCTGCAAGGCAACGTGCAGACCAGAACCGGGCACTTGATGCGTTCTCTGGTAAGCGGGTCGATAATCCAGAGCGGATCACCAGCAAAGTCGATCTGCAGTCGGTAGCCCGGCTCATGCTGCTGCGGCATCGTGACGGCATGCTGTTTTATGTACTGATCCACGTGATAGCAAAACTGGGAATATTGATACCCGGTAGGTCGATCCTGAAGATACTCTTCCCATAACACCTGCTTGGTAACATGAGAGTTCGTCTTGTTCAGCTCATCAGAAAAACGTTGCAGTTGGGGCTGGAGATCTGCATACCGTTCATCAGAGGTTTTGGTGGAACGGGGTGGGTGAACCAGAACAGAAAGATCGTAATCAGAGAGCGCATACAGCTCTGAAAACGGTTTTCCGCTGCTCGTAAACCGGTGCAGATAGCTTTTGATGGTGACGCGGTGAATACCTGTACTGCGATGGATTTCCCGTTGGGAACACTCCTCCATCAAGAGTTTGAGAATACGTCGAACTTGTAACATAGTCAAGGCCTTGTTTGCCATGGTGTACCTCCGGTTTGTTAGATCGAAGGTACGGTTTATGATGTTACAAATCCGGCCTGCTGGGGTGGCGCACTTTACTCCGGTACGGGTGGCACATATTGTTCCGGTATGACTGGTACACTATTCTCCGGTAGAGGTGGCACACTATTCTCCGGTGTGCTCAAGTTTCAATCCACGCGCCCGCAGGGGGCGCGACAGGCTATCCGTATCTGCGCTTTCACGTCTGTAAGCTGTTTCAATCCACGCGCCCGCAGGGGGCGCGACCTGTCATTGATGGCCGATGATTTCCGTGAAATAGGTTTCAATCCACGCGCCCGCAGGGGGCGCGACAAGGCCAAATCGACCACATCGACGGCGACGGTCTGTTTCAATCCACGCGCCCGCAGGGGGCGCGACGTGATGTCGCGTTCCGGCACGACGCGCTCAAAAAGTTTCAATCCACGCGCCCGCAGGGGGCGCGACCTGCATCCACGGCAGTTCAGGGGAGGGATTCGGTTATGTTTCAATCCACGCTCCCGCAGGGGGCGCGACGGTGTCACTTACGGTTGTGTTTTTTGATCGGAATCGATTCAATCCACGCCGCCCGCCAGGGGGCGCTACCATTGAATACTACAAAGATGGAACCTCAACTACTCGTTTCAATCCACGCGCCCGCAGGGGGCGCGACCATGCTTGCCATTACCCTGATCGCAAGCCACCCAAGTTTCAATCCACGCGCCCGCAGGGGGCGCGACAAAAGGTGATTGTGATCACACACCTGCCAAGCATGTTTCAATCCACGCGCCCGCAGGGGGCGCGACTCGGATTGTACTCTCTTGCCAAGTGGGTGATCGGCAGTTTCAATCCACGCGCCCGCAGGGGGCGCGACAGTTGTCCAGGCCTTGCACGACCTCAATCAACGGGTTTCAATCCACGCGCCCGCAGGGGGCGCGACCTCGTGATCAAGGGTATGCAGGTGAGCGTAGACATCGTTTCAATCCACGCGCCCGCAGGGGGCGCGACGAAGCTCAGCGATGCGGAAACCGTAATCAACGAGGTTTCAATCCACGCGCCCGCAGGGGGCGCGACACTTGATTTTCATTGGTCTTATGCCGGGCAAAACGTTTCAATCCACGCGCCCGCAGGGGGCGCGACGTTTTTATCCTTTGTCCGGAGCTTCATCGGTGTCAGTTTCAATCCACGCGCCCGCAGGGGGCGCGACCTCAACAGCATCGCCCTGCTTGAAACCACCGAGCGGTTTCAATCCACGCGCCCGCAGGGGGCGCGACGTCCTTGGTGCGGCGGACGCAGATGAACTGCTCAGTTTCAATCCACGCGCCCGCAGGGGGCGCGACAACACCCGATGGCTTATAGGCCTGTTTTTCAGCGTTTCAATCCACGCGCCCGCAGGGGGCGCGACAAGATATGTTTTATGCGGTATGGGACGGGTATATAGTTTCAATCCACGCGCCCGCAGGGGGCGCGACTTTAATGCTCCCGATGGAGTACGATCCAAAAAGGTTTCAATCCACGCGCCCGCAGGGGGCGCGACCGGACTGATGAAAAAGCACGTCTTAACATACCTGTTTCAATCCACGCGCCCGCAGGGGGCGCGACATACTGAGCCTGTAGGGTTTTATCATCCTGTTTGAGTTTCAATCCACGCGCCCGCAGGGGGCGCGACCAAGGTAAGCCAGATAAGCCAGATCAGAACCGAGTTTCAATCCACGCGCCCGCAGGGGGCGCGACAAATCAAGATAGAGTATTATGAGTACCTTTACGCGTTTCAATCCACGCGCCCGCAGGGGGCGCGACGTTCTTTCCATATTGCATGACGTGTCCAGTACTCGGTTTCAATCCACGCGCCCGCAGGGGGCGCGACCACTTGGCCGCAAGCTTGAGAATATCGCAGTTGTAGTTTCAATCCACGCGCCCGCAGGGGGCGCGACTTAACATAAATGTCAATTTTCGGACAACCAGTTTGTGTTTCAATCCACGCGCCCGCAGGGGGCGCGACTTTATCAACACCAATGTTTTTAATGTAGTTGCGTGTTTCAATCCACGCGCCCGCAGGGGGCGCGACATTCGGCAAGCATTTCAGGTACAGCGCATGTATGAAGTTTCAATCCACGCGCCCGCAGGGGGCGCGACCATTATCGTAATCCATTGTTGACAGCAAAGTGTTGTTTCAATCCACGCGCCCGCAGGGGGCGCGACCCGATCTTATCGGATCGTTTGCCACTTTGACAGCGTTTCAATCCACGCGCCCGCAGGGGGCGCGACATGGAATAGGTGCAAACAAAATGACACTTGGAAACGGTTTCAATCCACGCGCCCGCAGGGGGCGCGACTGTAAAGGAGATGTGCGACGCCATAAAATGGGCAAGTTTCAATCCACGCGCCCGCAGGGGGCGCGACCAGCACAAGACGCTGCTCGGGTGTATGCTGCAGGTTTCAATCCACGCGCCCGCAGGGGGCGCGACTATTGATGTCGGGTTTTGGCACGACGAGTACACTGTTTCAATCCACGCGCCCGCAGGGGGCGCGACCTACTGTTGTAATAGTGGCAGTGGTAATTTTTATGTTTCAATCCACGCGCCCGCAGGGGGCGCGACACACAATTGTGGGCGCCCGCCAAAAAACGATATAGTTTCAATCCACGCGCCCGCAGGGGGCGCGACAAAGGCTCCGGTTGACAACCGCGCTGCTTAACGGTTTCAATCCACGCGCCCGCAGGGGGCGCGACGATTCCATACCGACTGGTGAAATCACTGGTATGGTTTCAATCCACGCGCCCGCAGGGGGCGCGACAAAAAGCGACATAGAAGAGCGCATTTATGGAGACGTTTCAATCCACGCGCCCGCAGGGGGCGCGACGCACTTGATCCAGAGCATGCAGCGCGAGTTGCCGTTTCAATCCACGCGCCCGCAGGGGGCGCGACTGTATACTCAGATAAGGCCGTCAGAAAGCCTAAAGTTTCAATCCACGCGCCCGCAGGGGGCGCGACGTGGCACCACATAGTACCTGCAGGAGACATGCGCGTTTCAATCCACGCGCCCGCAGGGGGCGCGACAAAAACAGATCAAGTGGGCAACTGACATCAAAGCCGTTTCAATCCACGCGCCCGCAGGGGGCGCGACGATTTTAACCTGGATTTCGACACCGCATTTCTCGAAGTTTCAATCCACGCGCCCGCAGGGGGCGCGACTTGCTTTTGCGTATTTTTCTGCCGCCCAACGGTGTTTCAATCCACGCGCCCGCAGGGGGCGCGACCTTTTGTCATTGCGGTTTGGTGTTGCGCACGC
This region includes:
- a CDS encoding transposase; this translates as MPRGARLDVAGTLHHVIIRGIEQGSIVRDDTDRKMFLDRMGLLAASSGTSIYAFALMTNHAHILLKSGPNGLSGYMRRLLSWYAQYFNRRHQRVGHLFQNRYKSIICEEEAYFDKLVAYIHLNPLRAGLAETMQQLASYPWSGHAVLMNKVRYEWMDRDYVLRFFGSREGLARNAYLRFLEEELCIDREKELSGGGLVRSQGGWSKVQSMRKRGEKALGDERILGGDDFVRRVLKEGEEDKDALLPENERMKRFKEAVEQVCEDAGITKTYFLSGSRGGKLPLLRKELAMKSVYEYGISLAETARQLGVTTNAVSYMLKSR
- a CDS encoding transposase translates to MPRGARLDVAGTLHHVIIRGIEQGSIVRDDTDRKMFLDRMGLLAASSGTSIYAFALMTNHAHILLKSGPNGLSGYMRRLLSWYAQYFNRRHQRVGHLFQNRYKSIICEEEAYFDKLVAYIHLNPLRAGLAETMQQLASYPWSGHAVLMNKVRYEWMDRDYVLRFFGSREGLARNAYLRFLEEELCIDREKELSGGGLVRSQGGWSKVQSMRKRGEKALGDERILGGDDFVRRVLKEGEEDKDALLPENERMKRFKEAVEQVCEDAGVTKTYLLSGSRGGKLPLLRKELAMKSVYEYGISLAETARQLGVTTNAVSYMLKSR
- a CDS encoding SagB/ThcOx family dehydrogenase: MNSTAIQTCRSFLKDTIRQTIDFSRTDQNLWIPPPPVEKPYSQDMKRIELPKIETLQTIGQIDLKTAIARRESCRTYSKTPLTLEELSLLLWATQGVRRKLDAGHALRTVPSAGCRHAFETYLCVLNVIGLEKGIYRYLPLEHQLLFEFDADNLEHKITRAALGQPFTGEAAVTFIWTAIPYRMEWRYGLAAHKVIALDAGHVCQNLYLAAEAIGAGTCAIAAYDQAAMDKLLNIDGEEEFTIYLAPVGKKR
- a CDS encoding DUF4258 domain-containing protein codes for the protein MTDYSDIVSSVKKSAAKRIIYLPHAVRQMSRPDRIILVAEVRNVVERGELVEDYPEDVRGHSCLLLGYKLDDTPIHVVCSPKGDYLAIITAYIPNPEEWECDYKRRRRR
- a CDS encoding YgiT-type zinc finger protein — translated: MYCKGNMERGIAPFHIDRKGYHITLDRIPAWVCTQCGEVYFDESEVEAIQEVLCTLDQRTEKMAKSA
- the istA gene encoding IS21 family transposase, which produces MANKALTMLQVRRILKLLMEECSQREIHRSTGIHRVTIKSYLHRFTSSGKPFSELYALSDYDLSVLVHPPRSTKTSDERYADLQPQLQRFSDELNKTNSHVTKQVLWEEYLQDRPTGYQYSQFCYHVDQYIKQHAVTMPQQHEPGYRLQIDFAGDPLWIIDPLTRERIKCPVLVCTLPCSSFFYVEPLSSCRQEHLIPALNRALAYFGGVPKNILSDNMKQVVTTASRYEPVFNDLMEQWALHYQTNMQATRAVRPKDKPSVEGSVHHAYQQIYARLRNEEFTSLSALTYRVRHLLDTANDRLMTDYGKSRRQRFIELEQEFLQPLPLTDFVYKRETTAKVKKNYHVILGEDRCQYSVPHEHIGKIVKLIYDESVVEVFLDFQRIALHQRIVGRRGIYRTVEEHMPESHRRYHQQQGWTEEDFTSKAAAVGPCTEEAVLRLLSSKAFAQQSFDACLGILRLQKKYGTTRLEAACSVALQVPRLNYRLVNNILENNRDKVSVAAGEQRASLLPLHDNIRGKEVYN
- the istB gene encoding IS21-like element helper ATPase IstB, whose product is MNTQLTLDQLRSMNLYGMANAYEAAMTLPVHEQPAADMLLGKLVDAEQLFRKEQSTKRYLLQSKIRYPAILEQVHCNAARNLTRDQLLSLSDCSFIRRGENILITGATGCGKSYLACALGRQACSLGYRTLYFGMNRFLERIAQTKLDGTFVRVLNQIERTHLIILDDFGLQPLDATTRIALLQILEDRYGKQAIMITSQLPVAQWHDVIGEPTIADGIMDRLVGNAHRLELKGESLRRKKLDKNV